From Bordetella flabilis, the proteins below share one genomic window:
- a CDS encoding arylsulfatase, protein MKQRILKILLVSAALLPAVPPFCQAQTQAQGQVQSPPQSQTQPTGRQPNIIVIMGDDIGWFNVGAYHQGIMASRTPNLDKMAAEGMRFTDYYAEASCTAGRANFITGELPIRTGLTTVGQAGSPIGIPAEAATIATALKSMGYATGQFGKNHLGDLNKFLPTVHGFDEFFGYLYHLDAMEDPAHPNYPQALKATVGPRNMVHSWATDTEDTTEQPRWGKIGKQRIEDAGPLYPKRMETVDDEIRDFTLNFIDKAHTEGKPFFVWLNPTRMHVVTHLSEKYQSRRTAENGWSISEAGMAQLDDDIGLVLKKLKDLGIDDNTIVVFTTDNGAENFTWPDGGQTPFAGGKGTALEGGFRVPAILRWPGKVPAGKIENGIMSGMDWFPTFLAAAGNPNIAEELKKGKQLGDRTYRIHLDGYDQTALITGKGPSARHEIIYFTESTLSAVRIDDYKYRFTDQPNGWLGGTIKVDWPILTNLRLDPFERTGIPTANGGSLNFYSWFIYEFWRFQFVQQEIAQLAQTAIDYPPMQRGASFNLDAVKAQIQKAVESHVGN, encoded by the coding sequence ATGAAGCAACGAATACTGAAGATCCTGCTCGTCTCGGCAGCCTTGCTGCCGGCTGTGCCACCCTTCTGTCAGGCACAGACCCAGGCCCAAGGCCAAGTCCAAAGCCCGCCACAGAGCCAAACCCAGCCAACGGGCCGACAACCGAACATCATTGTGATCATGGGCGACGACATCGGTTGGTTCAACGTCGGCGCCTATCACCAGGGGATCATGGCGAGCAGGACCCCCAACCTGGACAAGATGGCGGCGGAAGGCATGCGGTTCACCGACTATTACGCGGAAGCCAGTTGCACTGCCGGGCGGGCCAACTTCATCACCGGCGAACTGCCCATACGCACGGGCCTGACGACCGTCGGCCAGGCCGGCTCCCCGATCGGGATTCCGGCGGAAGCCGCCACTATCGCTACCGCCCTGAAATCCATGGGATACGCAACTGGACAGTTCGGGAAGAACCACCTTGGCGATCTCAACAAGTTCCTGCCGACCGTACATGGCTTCGATGAATTCTTCGGCTACCTTTATCACCTGGACGCGATGGAAGATCCGGCTCATCCGAACTATCCGCAGGCCCTGAAAGCTACGGTCGGGCCGCGCAATATGGTGCATAGCTGGGCCACGGACACGGAAGACACGACCGAACAACCGCGCTGGGGGAAGATCGGAAAGCAGAGGATCGAAGACGCCGGCCCTCTCTATCCGAAGCGGATGGAGACCGTTGACGACGAAATCCGCGACTTCACCTTGAATTTCATAGACAAGGCCCATACGGAAGGAAAGCCATTTTTTGTCTGGCTGAATCCCACACGGATGCACGTCGTCACCCACTTGTCGGAAAAGTACCAGAGCAGGCGCACCGCGGAAAACGGCTGGTCGATTTCAGAAGCCGGAATGGCACAGCTCGATGACGATATCGGTCTCGTGTTGAAGAAGCTGAAGGACCTGGGCATCGACGACAACACCATCGTCGTATTTACCACGGACAACGGCGCGGAAAACTTCACCTGGCCGGACGGTGGCCAGACTCCCTTCGCGGGCGGCAAGGGGACGGCGCTGGAAGGTGGTTTCCGCGTGCCGGCGATATTGCGCTGGCCAGGCAAGGTGCCTGCGGGAAAAATCGAGAATGGGATCATGTCGGGCATGGACTGGTTCCCTACATTCCTTGCGGCGGCCGGCAATCCGAACATCGCCGAAGAACTTAAAAAGGGCAAGCAACTGGGGGACAGGACTTACCGGATTCACCTGGACGGGTACGACCAGACCGCGCTGATAACCGGCAAGGGTCCATCGGCTCGCCACGAGATCATCTATTTCACGGAAAGCACGCTCTCCGCGGTACGCATCGACGACTATAAATACCGCTTCACCGACCAGCCGAACGGATGGTTGGGTGGGACGATAAAGGTCGACTGGCCTATCCTGACCAACCTGCGACTCGACCCCTTCGAGCGCACCGGCATACCGACGGCCAACGGCGGCTCCCTCAATTTCTACAGCTGGTTCATCTATGAGTTCTGGCGGTTCCAGTTCGTGCAGCAAGAGATCGCGCAACTCGCCCAAACCGCCATCGACTATCCCCCCATGCAAAGAGGTGCGAGTTTCAACCTCGATGCTGTCAAGGCGCAGATCCAGAAGGCCGTAGAGTCGCATGTGGGCAATTGA
- a CDS encoding DUF3313 domain-containing protein: MIPHLIRLVCVGALATLLMSGCANTNKPTDSGFLKDYSRLKTEDVPGGGTRRAYVSPDFTPSRYNAILLQPVVYYPDPQPTEEVPMETLASIRSYVETSVRQKFGQQVMLTDKPGAGVANVRIAITAVGAETQALKAYQYIPIGLAITGVVAVAEGGRPKDATIAMETSVTDSMTDELLYAAVRGGTGKRIEAASQGAGGVEPADLQPLIDTWADGAAQEIGKYVAQK, encoded by the coding sequence ATGATTCCGCATTTGATCAGGCTGGTCTGTGTAGGAGCATTGGCGACGCTTCTGATGTCGGGCTGCGCGAACACGAACAAGCCGACGGACTCAGGCTTTCTGAAGGATTATTCCAGGCTGAAGACCGAGGACGTGCCAGGTGGCGGAACGAGAAGAGCGTACGTCAGTCCTGACTTTACGCCGTCTCGTTACAACGCGATCCTGCTGCAGCCGGTGGTGTACTACCCGGACCCGCAGCCGACAGAAGAAGTTCCGATGGAGACGCTCGCGAGCATCCGCTCCTATGTCGAAACATCGGTACGCCAGAAATTTGGACAGCAGGTGATGCTGACCGACAAACCGGGTGCGGGTGTGGCCAACGTACGCATTGCCATCACGGCCGTCGGTGCGGAAACACAGGCGCTGAAGGCGTATCAATACATTCCCATAGGCCTTGCGATAACCGGCGTCGTGGCGGTGGCCGAGGGCGGTCGACCGAAGGACGCGACCATCGCCATGGAGACGTCGGTGACCGACAGCATGACGGACGAGTTGCTGTACGCCGCTGTTCGAGGAGGCACCGGCAAGCGTATCGAAGCGGCATCGCAGGGCGCCGGGGGCGTCGAGCCGGCAGACCTGCAACCCCTCATCGACACTTGGGCTGATGGCGCTGCGCAGGAAATCGGGAAGTACGTGGCCCAGAAGTAG
- a CDS encoding HAD family hydrolase: protein MPAGAQADPLPSWNDGRSKDAVLSFVKETTDQTHPNFVPPEARVATFDQDGTLWVEHPIYAQLSYCLTRVAVLAQTRPEFKTTEPFKTVLSDDARAKSKLSRQDLEKIIAATLTGMSVEQFNAEVSDWLDTAKDPRWRRPYTDLVYQPMLELLQYLRANGFKTYIVTGGGQDFVRVYAARVYDIPPEQVIGTAGDVTYGYGKDGKPVLTKAAKLLLDNDEAGKAQGIHFMVGRRPVAAFGNSVGDRQMLEYTKGGAGARLAMLVMHDDHAREYAYGPAQGLPDTKAGTFTQELYDQANAQGWTVISMKRDWKHVFPWEK, encoded by the coding sequence TTGCCGGCGGGCGCGCAGGCCGACCCGCTGCCCTCCTGGAACGATGGCCGTTCAAAAGACGCGGTCCTCTCCTTCGTGAAAGAGACGACCGACCAGACACATCCGAACTTCGTGCCTCCGGAGGCACGGGTGGCAACGTTCGACCAGGATGGCACGCTGTGGGTCGAACATCCGATCTATGCCCAGCTCTCGTACTGCCTGACCCGCGTGGCAGTATTGGCGCAAACCAGGCCGGAGTTCAAGACCACGGAGCCATTCAAGACCGTGCTGTCAGACGATGCGCGCGCCAAGTCTAAGTTGTCGCGCCAGGATCTGGAGAAGATCATCGCCGCTACCCTGACAGGAATGTCGGTGGAGCAATTCAACGCCGAGGTGAGCGACTGGCTGGATACAGCCAAGGATCCACGTTGGCGGCGCCCATACACCGACCTGGTGTACCAGCCCATGTTGGAACTGCTTCAGTATCTGCGGGCGAACGGGTTCAAAACCTATATCGTCACCGGGGGCGGTCAGGATTTCGTCCGGGTGTATGCCGCGCGCGTCTATGACATCCCGCCGGAGCAGGTGATTGGAACCGCGGGTGACGTCACGTATGGCTATGGCAAGGACGGCAAGCCCGTGCTGACCAAGGCGGCCAAGCTGCTTCTCGATAACGATGAAGCGGGGAAGGCCCAAGGTATTCACTTCATGGTTGGACGCCGGCCAGTCGCAGCGTTCGGCAATTCGGTGGGCGATCGGCAGATGCTGGAATACACCAAGGGCGGCGCCGGCGCGCGCCTGGCCATGTTGGTCATGCACGATGACCATGCACGCGAATACGCGTACGGCCCGGCGCAAGGACTGCCGGATACAAAGGCCGGGACTTTTACGCAAGAGCTATATGACCAGGCCAATGCACAAGGGTGGACGGTCATCAGCATGAAGCGCGATTGGAAGCACGTATTTCCCTGGGAAAAGTGA
- a CDS encoding amidohydrolase family protein: MFIDFSSRPPAPGFEGKAPHLSNYRRVYSNSEAQVDREAGADALRDYLDTYERLDARAVVLKARDLGSTFGFKIANETVAAFCRDHGPRYVGFAGVDPHRGMAAVRELEHAVRELGLRGLNIQGFELGLDIDDRLLYPLYAKCVELGVPVNVHCGTNFSTHAAMHHGHPRALDRVLRDFPELRVCASPPGWPWVNELIAVAWRHPNLWIGTLAIRPRLMTTSHSGYEPLLQYGKTVLKHRMIFGTAFPMMPVPRTLDEFSALPLPDEVRQRWLCDNAAEFLGLDTAI; the protein is encoded by the coding sequence ATGTTCATCGATTTCTCCAGCCGCCCGCCCGCGCCAGGGTTCGAAGGCAAGGCGCCCCATCTGTCGAACTACCGCCGCGTCTACAGCAATAGCGAAGCCCAGGTAGATCGCGAAGCGGGCGCCGACGCGTTGCGAGACTACCTCGACACCTATGAACGCCTCGACGCGCGCGCCGTGGTCCTGAAGGCGCGCGACCTGGGCTCCACCTTCGGGTTCAAGATCGCCAACGAGACCGTGGCGGCCTTCTGCCGCGACCACGGGCCGCGCTACGTCGGCTTTGCCGGTGTCGATCCACATCGCGGCATGGCGGCGGTGCGCGAATTGGAGCACGCAGTCCGTGAACTGGGCCTGCGCGGCCTGAACATCCAGGGCTTCGAACTGGGCCTGGACATCGATGACCGCCTGCTCTATCCGCTGTACGCGAAATGCGTGGAGCTCGGCGTGCCCGTCAACGTCCATTGCGGCACGAACTTTTCCACACACGCGGCTATGCACCATGGGCATCCGCGAGCACTGGATCGCGTCCTGAGGGACTTCCCGGAATTGCGCGTATGCGCGTCGCCGCCGGGCTGGCCCTGGGTCAACGAACTGATCGCAGTGGCATGGCGCCACCCCAACCTGTGGATCGGCACCCTGGCGATCCGGCCCCGCCTGATGACCACGTCGCACTCGGGCTACGAGCCGCTATTGCAGTACGGGAAAACGGTCTTGAAGCACCGCATGATCTTCGGGACCGCCTTCCCCATGATGCCTGTACCGCGCACGTTGGACGAATTCTCCGCCCTGCCCCTGCCGGATGAAGTGCGCCAGCGCTGGCTATGCGACAACGCCGCGGAATTCCTGGGCCTGGATACAGCAATCTGA
- a CDS encoding class I adenylate-forming enzyme family protein has protein sequence MHTQSSTVQAELVRREREESLALPESLGEFVRQRAALMGGATAAVWFEQRRSMTYAELNEQADRLASSLLLRGVRKGCHVAVMLGNTPAFPVSWVALGRIGAVMVPVNTSYTTDELDFVLRDSDAQYVIVDSALLPRLDALPVLPPLLAPERIVVHAETVDTRPGDAQDDGVDRVDPQTGSTRDDTAHPDWSALVRDGSPGFVAPAPVARTDVLNLQYTSGTTGFPKGCLLTHDYWMIHAHNSARHRRTDEGGIQNVLIWAPFFYMDPMWQFLMTLALGGTAFIADRMSLSRFMSWLKDYRIHYCIFPEPALSHYPESEEDLKISLKYISIYGWTESARRDVQRRFALTAREGYGMTEIGTGALMPAWAREMSLLRSCGLPAAYRRFDIRNEDGTPTPEGEIGELWVRGRGIFLGYYKRPQANAESFDGPWFRTGDLFRRDADGYYYLVGRIKEMIKRAGENIAANEVEAVLRGMDDIEEAAVVPVPDPLRREEVKAYIKLRTGLTAADVPPEAIFAHCARHLAPFKVPRYLQYMKEDFPRTPSRKIAKKRLIAETVDPFAGSYDRQQSTWR, from the coding sequence ATGCATACACAGTCTTCGACCGTGCAGGCCGAGCTCGTCCGCCGGGAACGCGAAGAGTCGCTTGCCCTGCCCGAATCGCTGGGCGAATTCGTGCGCCAGCGCGCGGCGCTGATGGGCGGCGCCACTGCCGCCGTATGGTTCGAGCAGCGCCGATCCATGACTTATGCCGAACTGAACGAGCAGGCGGACCGGCTGGCGTCCAGCCTGCTGCTCCGCGGCGTGCGCAAAGGCTGCCATGTCGCGGTCATGCTGGGCAATACACCGGCGTTTCCGGTCAGTTGGGTGGCGCTGGGGCGCATCGGTGCGGTGATGGTTCCGGTCAATACCTCGTACACGACCGATGAGCTGGATTTCGTACTGCGGGATTCGGACGCGCAGTATGTGATCGTGGACTCGGCCCTGCTTCCCAGGCTCGATGCATTGCCCGTGCTGCCGCCCCTGCTCGCACCCGAGCGGATCGTCGTTCACGCGGAAACCGTGGACACACGGCCTGGCGATGCGCAGGACGACGGCGTGGACCGCGTGGACCCGCAAACCGGCAGCACACGGGACGACACCGCCCATCCCGACTGGAGCGCCCTGGTCCGCGATGGCAGCCCCGGATTCGTCGCGCCCGCGCCGGTCGCGCGTACGGACGTGCTCAACCTGCAGTACACCTCCGGCACGACGGGCTTTCCCAAGGGGTGCCTGCTGACGCACGACTACTGGATGATCCATGCGCACAATTCCGCCCGGCATCGGCGCACCGACGAAGGTGGGATCCAGAACGTGTTGATCTGGGCGCCGTTTTTCTACATGGACCCCATGTGGCAGTTCCTGATGACGCTGGCGCTGGGTGGTACGGCGTTCATCGCCGACCGCATGAGCTTGAGCCGCTTCATGTCCTGGCTGAAGGACTATCGCATCCACTATTGCATCTTCCCGGAGCCGGCCCTGTCGCATTACCCCGAATCCGAGGAAGACCTGAAGATCAGCCTCAAGTACATCAGCATCTACGGCTGGACCGAGTCGGCGCGGCGCGACGTGCAACGCCGCTTCGCGCTGACGGCGCGGGAAGGCTACGGCATGACGGAGATCGGCACGGGAGCGCTCATGCCCGCATGGGCGCGGGAAATGTCGCTCTTGCGCAGTTGCGGGCTGCCGGCAGCCTACCGCCGTTTCGATATCCGCAATGAGGACGGCACGCCGACGCCCGAAGGCGAAATCGGCGAACTGTGGGTGCGCGGGCGCGGCATCTTCCTGGGCTACTACAAGCGGCCGCAGGCCAACGCGGAGAGCTTCGACGGTCCCTGGTTCCGCACCGGCGACTTGTTCCGGCGCGATGCGGATGGCTACTACTACCTCGTCGGCCGCATCAAGGAAATGATCAAGCGCGCGGGCGAGAACATCGCCGCCAACGAGGTCGAGGCCGTACTGCGCGGCATGGACGACATCGAAGAGGCGGCCGTCGTCCCGGTGCCCGACCCGTTGCGCCGCGAGGAGGTCAAGGCGTACATCAAGCTGCGCACCGGCCTGACCGCCGCGGATGTTCCGCCCGAAGCGATCTTCGCGCACTGCGCCCGGCATCTCGCGCCTTTCAAGGTCCCGCGCTACCTGCAGTACATGAAAGAGGATTTCCCCCGTACACCGTCGCGCAAGATCGCCAAGAAACGTCTCATCGCCGAGACCGTCGATCCATTCGCGGGCAGCTACGACCGCCAACAATCGACCTGGCGCTGA
- a CDS encoding ABC transporter ATP-binding protein, translating into MNMIELRQVSKRYGSVQALHPVDLAVRKGEFVTLLGPSGSGKTTLLNLIAGMVPPSTGRILIGGRDVTNSPPSQRQLGMVFQNYALMPHMTVFENIAFPLRVRKLSRTEIERKVRDVLALVRLPDLAARKPRELSGGQQQRVSLARCIVYNPALILLDEPLGALDKKLREQMQLELRRIHAELGITMLNVTHDQDEALTMSDRIVLMNGGRIEQEDRPENLYFRPATRFAADFIGTANLLACDVRAATDDGVAVSTGFGDARATLAASTAAAPAANAPAPGKSACLLLRPESIAMQPVGEQAGAGLQTVDGILEDTIILGGIVRHHVRVAGSIRMVVQEQNRRDRIPLPRDAPVRLTWSHRDCVVLD; encoded by the coding sequence ATGAACATGATCGAACTCCGGCAAGTCTCCAAACGCTATGGCAGCGTACAGGCCCTGCATCCCGTGGACCTGGCGGTGCGCAAAGGCGAATTCGTGACACTGCTCGGCCCCAGCGGGTCCGGCAAGACGACCCTGCTGAACCTGATCGCCGGCATGGTGCCGCCGTCCACGGGACGGATACTGATCGGCGGTCGCGATGTCACCAACAGCCCGCCCAGCCAGCGGCAGTTGGGCATGGTGTTCCAGAACTATGCCCTGATGCCGCACATGACGGTGTTCGAGAACATTGCCTTCCCGTTGCGGGTGCGCAAGCTCTCCAGGACGGAGATCGAACGCAAGGTGCGCGATGTGCTGGCGCTTGTCCGTCTGCCCGACCTGGCCGCGCGCAAGCCGCGCGAGCTTTCCGGCGGCCAGCAGCAGCGAGTGTCCCTGGCGCGCTGCATCGTCTACAACCCCGCGCTGATCCTGCTGGACGAACCGCTCGGCGCCCTGGACAAGAAGCTGCGCGAGCAAATGCAGCTGGAATTGCGGCGCATTCACGCCGAACTCGGCATCACCATGCTGAATGTCACCCACGACCAGGACGAGGCGCTGACCATGTCCGACCGCATCGTCCTGATGAACGGCGGACGCATCGAGCAGGAGGACCGGCCGGAAAACCTGTACTTCCGCCCCGCCACCCGCTTTGCCGCCGATTTCATCGGCACGGCGAACCTGCTGGCTTGCGATGTGCGGGCGGCCACCGACGACGGTGTGGCGGTGTCCACCGGGTTCGGCGATGCCCGCGCCACGCTTGCCGCATCGACCGCCGCCGCACCGGCGGCGAACGCGCCGGCGCCAGGCAAGTCCGCCTGCCTGCTGTTACGGCCGGAAAGCATCGCCATGCAGCCGGTTGGCGAGCAGGCCGGCGCGGGCCTCCAAACGGTGGACGGCATCCTGGAAGACACGATCATCCTGGGCGGCATCGTACGCCACCACGTCCGCGTGGCCGGGTCGATCCGGATGGTGGTGCAGGAACAGAACCGGCGCGACCGGATACCGCTGCCGCGCGATGCCCCGGTACGGCTGACGTGGTCGCACCGGGATTGCGTGGTGCTGGACTAG
- a CDS encoding phytoene desaturase family protein, whose product MATSYDAIIIGGGHNGLVCGAYLARAGRKVCVLERREVIGGAAVSEAVWPGYRVSVASYTMALLQPRIIQELELARHGYSIIPPTPMLHLYGEGRSLTFGDDARIHAGMARYSAADAAAYPRYRDHMARLGATVSRMLWEIPPDPAARDLSSRLRLLGFAWRYRNIGDQFYDLYDVLTLSARDFLGRWFQSDEVIAALGFYVACGGATTTLSAPGSAYVLLRGYVRDHTTPAGPAGFVRGGMGSISEAIAAAGQAHGMEVRLGAPVARVNVEGGRATGVTLASGETLRATCVVSNAATKVLFRELIDPSNVPTEFMQRVDRIRDASHAFKVNLAMNRLPVFKDFDAASAGFDYPTQVRIAPSVDYLEQSYDAARHGMLAPRLPLVVLTPSKLDPTVAPAGKHLISIFGQHAPYRLLDHDRDMARDRLRDTVFETLEAHAPGFRDCVDQVQVLAPQDLEERFALPGGHVHHGELSADQIFFRRPVRGAADYRTPIAGLYQCGASVHPGGGVTGVPGHNAARVILRGNR is encoded by the coding sequence ATGGCGACAAGCTACGACGCAATCATCATCGGCGGTGGACACAACGGACTGGTCTGCGGGGCCTACCTGGCGCGGGCCGGCCGCAAGGTATGCGTGCTGGAGCGGCGTGAGGTCATCGGCGGCGCGGCGGTCAGCGAGGCGGTGTGGCCCGGTTACCGGGTATCGGTCGCCTCCTACACCATGGCGCTGCTGCAGCCGCGCATCATCCAGGAACTGGAACTGGCACGCCACGGCTATTCCATCATTCCCCCCACGCCCATGCTGCACCTGTACGGCGAAGGACGTAGCCTTACCTTTGGCGACGACGCCCGGATCCACGCCGGCATGGCGCGCTACAGCGCCGCGGATGCGGCGGCCTACCCCCGCTACCGCGACCATATGGCCCGATTGGGCGCTACGGTATCGCGCATGCTGTGGGAGATCCCGCCCGATCCGGCGGCGCGCGACCTGTCGTCCCGGCTGCGGCTGCTTGGCTTCGCCTGGCGCTACCGAAATATAGGCGATCAGTTCTATGATCTTTACGACGTTTTGACGCTGAGCGCGCGGGATTTCCTGGGACGCTGGTTCCAATCCGACGAAGTGATCGCGGCGCTGGGGTTCTATGTGGCGTGCGGCGGCGCCACCACCACGCTGTCCGCGCCGGGCTCGGCCTATGTGCTGTTGCGTGGCTATGTCCGCGATCACACCACGCCCGCGGGGCCGGCCGGGTTCGTACGCGGCGGCATGGGGTCGATCTCCGAAGCCATCGCGGCCGCGGGGCAGGCGCACGGCATGGAGGTTCGCCTGGGCGCTCCGGTCGCCCGGGTCAATGTGGAAGGCGGCAGAGCGACGGGCGTCACGCTGGCCAGCGGCGAAACGCTGCGCGCCACCTGCGTGGTTTCCAATGCCGCCACCAAGGTCCTGTTCCGCGAACTCATCGATCCGTCGAACGTACCCACGGAGTTCATGCAGCGCGTCGATCGCATCCGCGACGCATCTCACGCGTTCAAGGTGAACCTGGCCATGAACCGGCTGCCGGTCTTCAAGGACTTCGATGCGGCATCGGCCGGTTTCGATTACCCCACGCAGGTCCGCATCGCGCCGTCAGTGGACTACCTGGAGCAGTCCTACGACGCCGCCCGCCATGGCATGTTGGCGCCCCGGCTGCCGCTGGTGGTCCTTACGCCGAGCAAGCTGGATCCCACCGTGGCGCCCGCCGGCAAACATTTGATCAGCATCTTCGGCCAACATGCTCCCTACCGATTGCTGGACCACGACCGCGACATGGCGCGCGACCGCCTGCGCGACACGGTGTTCGAAACGCTGGAAGCGCATGCGCCCGGATTCCGCGACTGCGTGGACCAGGTACAGGTGCTCGCTCCGCAGGACCTGGAAGAAAGATTCGCCCTGCCCGGCGGGCACGTCCACCATGGGGAGCTCAGCGCCGACCAGATCTTCTTCCGCCGACCGGTTCGCGGCGCCGCGGACTATCGCACCCCCATCGCCGGCCTGTACCAGTGCGGCGCCTCCGTCCATCCAGGTGGTGGCGTGACCGGCGTACCCGGCCATAACGCCGCGCGCGTGATCCTGCGCGGCAACCGCTGA
- a CDS encoding ABC transporter permease: protein MTEPDAHHPPVFTARHAWRLAGAAAAWIGYLFLLLPSLIVIPISFSGTQELSFPPKEFSLALFRQFLGDPAWWGSALQSLLVAGCVTALSLLIALPASYALARGRFRGRRVLELVSLAPMLVPVVVLGLGMYMHLSTLRLVNTTLGVVLAHTVATIPFMLVALGAGLRHADPALETAAMIMGAGRLRIFTEVVLPQIRPSVLVGALFAFLISFDEVIIAYFITGPESMTLPVKMYSAIRWEVSPVLAAVSTLLTLLSLVVCLAIMALQPTHRRSD, encoded by the coding sequence ATGACTGAACCCGACGCACACCACCCTCCGGTGTTCACCGCGCGGCACGCCTGGCGCCTGGCCGGCGCCGCCGCCGCGTGGATCGGCTATCTGTTCCTGCTGCTGCCCAGCCTGATCGTCATTCCGATCTCCTTCAGCGGCACGCAGGAGCTGAGCTTTCCGCCCAAGGAGTTCTCGTTGGCGCTGTTCCGCCAGTTCCTGGGCGATCCCGCATGGTGGGGGTCGGCCCTGCAAAGCCTGCTGGTGGCGGGCTGCGTGACGGCGCTGTCGCTGCTGATCGCCCTGCCGGCATCGTATGCACTGGCGCGCGGGCGCTTTCGCGGCCGCCGCGTGCTGGAACTGGTTTCGCTGGCGCCGATGCTGGTGCCCGTGGTGGTGCTGGGCCTGGGCATGTACATGCACCTGTCCACCCTGCGCCTGGTCAACACGACGCTGGGCGTGGTCCTGGCGCATACCGTGGCAACCATTCCCTTCATGCTGGTCGCCCTGGGCGCCGGGCTGCGACACGCCGATCCCGCGCTCGAAACCGCCGCCATGATCATGGGCGCTGGCCGCCTGCGCATTTTCACGGAAGTCGTGCTGCCGCAGATCCGGCCATCCGTCCTCGTGGGCGCCCTCTTCGCCTTCCTGATCTCCTTCGACGAGGTCATCATCGCGTACTTCATCACAGGCCCGGAGTCCATGACCCTGCCCGTGAAGATGTACAGCGCGATCCGCTGGGAGGTCTCTCCGGTGCTGGCCGCCGTATCGACCCTGCTCACTTTGCTGTCGCTGGTGGTCTGCCTGGCCATCATGGCCTTGCAGCCGACACATCGGCGATCCGATTGA
- a CDS encoding ABC transporter permease yields the protein MAHTLSTRTVVVLLVPLCALLLLFFLVPLGLVGWSSIYDHGYTLRGYAEVASGTLIHRVLGNTLHISVLATLTSLVLGYLIAMHLAAMPARRRAPYLIMVMLPFWTSILVKSYAFTIVLGNSGLVNRLLGWISGGTWHVELLFNRTGVVLGMTNYLLPFMVLPVMASLINQNRSLHLAAEIMGAGQWRIFTRITLPLSLPGVCAGVLMCLTLSMGMYITPALLGGRQDMMLANLIDFYTRQTLDWNLASSIAFVLLAISALLIAMLIRVQRDRETTFA from the coding sequence ATGGCGCATACCCTGAGCACCAGGACCGTGGTCGTCCTGCTGGTTCCCCTCTGCGCGCTGCTGCTCCTGTTCTTCCTGGTGCCGCTGGGGCTGGTGGGCTGGTCCAGTATCTACGACCACGGCTACACCCTGCGCGGCTATGCCGAGGTGGCCAGCGGCACGCTGATCCATCGCGTGCTGGGCAATACGCTGCACATCAGCGTGCTGGCCACGCTGACCAGCCTGGTGCTGGGTTACTTGATCGCGATGCACCTCGCAGCCATGCCGGCACGCCGCCGGGCGCCCTACCTGATCATGGTGATGCTGCCTTTCTGGACCAGCATCCTGGTCAAGAGCTATGCCTTCACCATCGTCCTGGGCAATAGCGGTCTCGTGAACCGGCTGCTGGGATGGATATCGGGCGGAACATGGCACGTCGAGCTGCTGTTCAATCGCACAGGCGTGGTCCTCGGTATGACCAACTACCTGCTCCCCTTCATGGTGCTGCCCGTCATGGCCAGCCTGATCAACCAGAATCGCAGCCTGCACCTGGCGGCGGAGATCATGGGCGCCGGCCAATGGCGCATCTTTACCCGCATCACCCTGCCGCTGAGCCTGCCCGGGGTATGCGCAGGAGTGCTGATGTGCCTGACGCTGTCCATGGGGATGTACATCACGCCGGCGCTGCTCGGCGGCCGCCAGGACATGATGCTGGCCAACCTGATCGATTTCTACACGCGGCAGACCCTGGATTGGAACCTGGCATCCTCGATCGCCTTCGTGCTCCTGGCCATATCGGCCCTGTTGATAGCAATGCTGATCCGGGTGCAGCGCGACCGGGAGACGACATTCGCATGA